In Haliscomenobacter hydrossis DSM 1100, the DNA window TAACCTGATGCCTGAAGCCCTCATGCGTTTTGGCTTAAAAGATGCGCTACAGGATTATTGCGATCACCTCAGTAGCTCGGGAAAATTGAGTGTGCAATACCAAACTTTTGGACTGGAAGAAAGGATGCCCGAAGCCAGCGAAGTCATCGTGTTTCGGATCGTACAAGAATTGCTCAACAATGTGGTCAAACACGCCCAGGCAACCGTCGTGCTGTTGCAATTGCTGCGCGATGGCCAGCGCTTCAACCTCACCGTTGAAGACAATGGGGTAGGACTGGATACGCTTGCTTTGGAAAATGCCCAAGGCATCGGTTGGACCAATATTCGTTCCAGAGTAGATTACCTGAACGGGCACCTGGACATCAGTTCCAAACCGGGCAATGGCACCTCGATTCACATTGATTTTTCGTTGCTCTAGTGAAAATTACCATTAAAACAGATCTTATGATCAAGGTATTTATCGTAGATGATCACCCAATGGTGATTGAGGGAATCAAAGCATTGCTGCATGATGAAGAAAATTATCCGGTGCTGGGCAGTGCTACGGATGCGCAATCAGCTTTGCAGGCCTTTCGACAGGCGCTTCCCGATGTGGTATTGCTCGACATCAACTTACCCGACATGAACGGGATCGAACTTTGTGAGCGCATCAAAAAGGAGTTTCCGATATTAAAAGTGCTGGGCATCAGCACCTTTAAAGAACGCAGCTACATTACCCGCCTCATGGAAAAAGGGGCTTCAGGTTACGTGCTCAAAAACGTGGACAAAGAGGAACTTACCGAAGCCATTCGCCAGGTAGCGGCGGGCAGGATTTATTTCAGCATGGAAGCTGCAGCCGCGATTACAGGACAAAGTTCTTCGCCCGTGGTACCCATTTTGACCAGCCGTGAAAAAGAAGTTCTGGCCCTAATTGCCGAAGGTCTGACCAATAAAGAAATTGCCGATCACTTGTTCATCAGCCCCTTGACGGTGGATAGTCACCGCAAAAATTTATTGGCGAAGTTTGCGGTAAAAAATACGGCGTCGTTGATCAAGTTGGCGATTGAACACGGAGTGATCGTTTTATGAAAGACAAAAAGCGACATAGTATTCACCACAGATTGACACAGATTAGCACAGATTTTTTCATTTCAATCTGTGCTAATCTGTGTCAATCTGTGGTGAATAAATTCTTTTTTATCTCGATTTCGGAAACCAGGGTACCAACACATTGGTCCGCTTTTGATACGCCGCATAAACCGGATTCCCCACATACCTTTTTTCCAACAAAGGCACTCCAGATACAAAAACCAGCAACAAGGTGATCGTCAGCGGACCAATCACCCCCCACCAGGCATTTGGCAAGGGTATGGTAATCACAAAAATACCCCACCACATCAGGATTTCTCCAAAGTAATTCGGATGTCGACTGTAGCGCCACAAGCCGGTTTGTAACACCTCTTCTTTGCTCGTTCGGATTTTGACAAACTGCGTCAATTGGTAATCGCCCACTGCCTGAAAGAAAAACCCGATGGCCCACATGGCCATTCCCAAATAAGTGTATGCCGATAATTCCTCTGCAGCTGACAGTCCAGCAATGACAATGGGTAGGGCAATGATCCAAAGTAATAAGCCTTGCAAAAGATAGACTTGTAAATAAGAACGCAAGTAAAAACTACTGCCCCAATCCACGCGCCATTGCTGGTAACGGAAATCTTCGGTTTTGCCCCGGTTGCGCAGGTAAATGTGTGCTGCCAGACGCAGTGCCCAAATGGCTACCAGGGTATACACCAACAAGGGCACTAGCGTTCTTTCCTGGCTCAGCCCGAGGTAAACACAAATCATCAGGTAACCCAAACCCCAGGCGATGTCGGCTACATCGTTGCGTTTGACCATTACCGAAACCAGGAACCACAAGCTGGCATAGCCAAAAACCAGCATCGCCACTACAAACAAAGTTGTTCCCATGCTTATTTAAAATAATTGGAGATGAAGTAGCCCGCCAAGCTGACCGAACCCGTCAGCACCATGCCCCAAATGATGTCGATGAACACAATGTTCAGCGGCCAACCTTTCAAGGTAGCCAGATTCGTCAGGTCGTATGTAGCGTAGGTGAAAAAACCAAATAAAGCACCGTACAATAAGGCATGCCGCCAGGACTCTTTTTCCAAAGCAGGAAAAATCACAAACAGAAAGATGCCCACAATGAACAATAGGTAAAATACAATGGCCGCCACCCAATTGATTTGATCACTGAGGAAATCACCCAAATACCGTGCGTACAAACCTTTGGCAATCAAGCCCAACCAGGTCATGTCGATGATGAAAAAAACGACAGTGGTCAGCACGTAACTTAAAATGAATTTGGAGAAGGGCATAGACTTGTGATTTAAGATGTATAACAACAAAATGTAAAAAAAAGATTAGCTGGAAAAACATGTAAAAAACTATATATTTGTACTCGTCTTAAAAACGATTATCACGTACAAAATCAGGTTTTATGCAAAAAGTAATTTTTCAAGCCCTAGCGGGACTCTGTATGATGGTTTGTTTATACGCTTGTAAACCACAAGCTGGCAATGATGCCTGGACTGCTTTTACTGAATGTGGAACCACCGCATGTGTGGAAGAAGTCCTGGCGGTTAAAGATGCTTTTTTAAAAGACCCCAAAGCAATCTTGACCCGATTTAATGAAAGTGACAAAAAAGGGGAAGATAGTGTGGTGGGTTGGTTGTACATCTTGCGTGACAGCGTGCTGGTCAACTCCGGTTTTGCCGGCATTGAAGAGCGTTTTGCAATGCAACAGCAAATTCTGGAGGCGGCTAAACCTTTTGCCGACGACCCAAAATTTAAAGACATGGCCAACTTTGTACTGGACGAAATTGGCACTTTAGCCATCGCTTCCGAGCTGGAAGACGACATCATGGAACCTGCCAGCGAGCCATTTACCGGGACTTATTCCTTTGAATTGCCTGAAGAATCAGGCAGTGGAGAACTGTTGGTCAGCCAAACCAGCTTCGATAAATTTAAATTCAAATTAACGGTCGTTGGTGGAAAACCAGCTTTCAACCAAGGCATGATGGAAGGGGAAGCCAACATCTTGGGCACCACCGCTGATTTTTCCACAAGCGAATTCGGTGGTACCTGCAAGCTCAGCTTTAATTTTGGTGATGGGGTAGAAATCACTACCCTGGAAGGTGATCCTGCTACCTGTGGCTTTGGCAACGGCGTAAAAGCTGATGGCGTTTACCGCCGGACCAGTTTTGATGATCCATTCCTGTCTGCGGCGGATGCCAAAAAAGTGAAACAATTGCAAGGCAACTGGCGGTCGCTGGATGATCCAAAATCGGTGATTAAAATCGTGGATGGAAAATACATCGATGTGTACGACGGGAAAGAAGTGAGCGCTGCGATTTGTTTGTATTACCCAAAATGCCCGGGGGATTGTGGCCCAGCTGGCGGAGGGGCTTGCCTGAAAATCACGGCTCAGGATGACGTGTGTTATTCCTTAGTCTCCCTGACGGCCACCAATTTGGAGCTTTCGCCGAATACTGGGAGGGGAAATACGAATCGGTACGTCAGGTTTTAGGGTTCGAAGTTCGGGGGTTCGGGGGTTGGGTTGCCCTCGAACTCACGAACCCCCGAACTTCGAACTCTTCTAGCTTTTAAGTTTCTCTTCCTTCAACAAAATCGCATCAATTCCCTTCTCCCGCACCTGACGGTTGAATTCCGGCAATTGTGTATCGCGCAGGCTGCGGAATTTGCCCAATTGCTGATCGATTTTTTTGGTCATTTCCTCCTTCACTTCTGTCGCCTGTTTGGTGGGTTTGTAATCTCCACCACTTGATATGGCACCCACGTGAGCCAGTTTGTTGGTCAACTTGATCGGGTAGTTGAGGGGATCCTGACCACTGCGGTTTTTGGTTTGGTACAACTCGTTTTCGATCTCCCCAATGGCTTTGTCGATTTCGTTGGCTTTCTCCATCAAGGGCTTCATGGCTGGATTTTCTTTCCACAGATCCTTGAAGTGGGTGAGCTGCTTGCGGATGTTGCGGATGTCCAAAATGGTTTGGTGCGCCTCGCTAACTTTGTCGCGAATGGCGATCAAAAAGTTGAACTGCTCCCGCATGTCCTCCAACGTAGCTTCAGAACGTGGATCTTTGAGAATTTCAAACTCGGTTTCCTGGGTTTTTCCACCTACGGTCAGCCGTACACGGTACTTGCCAGGAATCGCCTTGGGGCCAGTGGTACCTGCTGCCCAAAAGATCATGCCGTCAAAACGTTTGGCATCGGGATAACGCATGTTCCAGTTGAAGGTATTTCCACCTTCTTTCCAACTGAGTAATTTATCCGGATTTTCCTTGGCTTTGTTGGAGTATTCTTTGATGATGGTGCCATTTAGTTCCAGGATGCTCAACTTAACCTCTACTGAATCGGCAGGTGTTTGTTTCAGGTAGTAGTGAAAGGTAACGCCGCCAGGGTGATTGGTGCCTTCCGTCGCGTTGTTGTTACTGCCACGGCCCTGTCCACCGTCCATGCGGTAGCTGGGAATGGGCTGGTACAGATAAAAATCGCTACTGGCTACCTGGGTGGAAAGTTGGTACAGCGGGGTCAGGTCGTCAATCATCCAGAAACTGCGGCCTTGCGTTGCCGCAATCAGGTTGTCGTTTTTGATGGTCAGGTCGGTAATTGGTACAATCGGCAAATTGAGTTGGAAAGGTTGCCAGTTGGCGCCGTTGTCGAAAGAAATGTACATACCCGTTTCGGTACCTGCATACAGTAGGCCCGCCCGTTTGGGGTCAGCGCGTACGACGCGGGTAAAATGGGTTTCGGGAATGCCGTTGGTAATTTTTGTCCAGGTTTTGCCGTAATCTTTAGAGTAAAAGAGATAGGGCTTATAATCACCGGACTTGTAGCTGGTTCCTGCCACGTACACGCCCCCCTTATTGAAAGGATCGGCGTCGATGCTGTTGAACATGATGTTCTGTGGCGCACTCGGTGGCGTTACATTCGCCCAGTTTTTGCCCGCATCGCGGGATACGTGCAACAAACCGTCGTCGGAACCTGTCCAGAGCAAATCCTTTTCATAAGGTGATTCACAAGCGGCAAAAACGGTGCAGTAATACTCTACACTGGTATTGTCCTGGGTGATTGGCCCGCCCGAGGTTTGTTGCTTGCTCTTGTCGTTGCGCGTGAGGTCGGGGCTGATGGCTTCCCAGCTATGGCCGCCGTTGGTACTCACGTGCAGGCGATCGGAGGCAACGTACAGTTTCTTCGGATCATGTGGTGAAAAGAAAATCGGGTAATTCCACTGAAAGCGGTATTTCATGGCTTCCGCACCAGCACCCATGGGGTTGTCGGGCCATACGTTGATGGTTTGTTCCTGTTTGGTGCGGTGGTTTTGTCGGGTCAAAAGACCACCGTAGCTGCCACCGTAGACGATGTCGTTGTCCAGCGGGTCAACCGCCATGTGGGCACTTTCTCCCCCAGCGGAAGGTTCCCAATCGCGCTCTGTGATGGAAAAACCATCGGTGCGGTGGGCAATGCGCACGGTAGAGTTGTCTTGTTGTGCCCCATAAATGCGGTAAGGGAAGGAATTGTCGGTGACCACGCGATAAAACTGAGCAGTCGGCTGATTGAGATAAGTACTCCAGTTTTCACCACCATCAAACGAAACCTGGGCACCACCGTCGTCACCAATGATCATCCGTTGCGGATCTTCCGGTGCGATCCAAAGGTCGTGGTGGTCGCCATGGGGTGCATTGCTGGTGCTGAAGGTACGGCCACCATCGGTAGATTTGTGGTAGCTTACGTTCAGTACATATACGATGTTGTCATCTTTGGTATCGGCATAAATGCGGGTATAGTACCAGGCGCGTTGGCGCAGGTTGCGGTCGTCGTTGGTCTTGATCCAAGAATTACCACCATCGTCAGAACGAAAAACGCCTCCTTCTGCGGCTTCGATGATGGTCCAGATGCGCTCCGAATTTACGGGAGAAACAGCCACGCCAATGATGCCATGTGGCCCTTTGGGCAAGCCTTTTTTGCTGATCAAATTTGTCCAGGTGTCACCGCCATCGGTACTTTTCCAGAGGCTGGAGCCTTCGCCACCGCTGTCGAGGCTGTAGGGTGTACGGCGAATCCGCCAGGTGGTGGCATAGAGCACCCGGGGGTTGTTGGGGTCAATGAGCAGGTCAACCGCGCCAGCATCGGCATTGGCAAAAAGGATACGCTCCCAGTTTTTGCCCCCGTCTTTGCTGCGGTACACGCCACGTTCTTCACTGGCCTTGTACAAATCACCCAATACTGCGGCGTAGACCAGATCGGGATTTTTGGGGTGAATGCGCACCCGGGGGATGTGCATGGATTTTTCCAGGCCAATTTTTTGCCAGGTTTTGCCGGCATCCTGGGTTTTCCACATGCCGTAACCGTAGGATACGTTGCCGCGTACGGTTTTTTCCCCTCCACCGACATAAATGACGTTGTTGTCGTATTCAGATACTGCTACTGCGCCGATCGATCCGCCGAAGTAACCATCGGAGATGTTGCCCCAGGTTTGGCCGCCGTCTTTGGTACGCCACACACCACCGCCCACACTGCCGAAGTAATAGAGGTTGGGTTTGCCGGGTACACCTGTGACTGCAGCGGAGCGCCCCCCCCGGAAGGGCCCAATGGAGCGCCATTGCAGGGAGTTATATAATTTTTCGTCCATGCCCGTTTTGGCCGGAGTACTGGAGACTGCTACAGTTGGAGCAGGAGTGTTTTTTTTCTTTGCCTGGGCTTGCACCTGCTGGCTGTGCAACAAGCCCCCAAACAGCATGACAATGCAGAGCAAATTAATGGATAATCTTTTCATACCTGAATCCTTTGAATTTTGGTTTTTGGATTTGGTGGGCACTTTACCACGCTGAAAAATACAAAAAAAGCCACACCAAGTGATGATGTGGCTTAAAGGATAAAGAGAAAAACCTCGCCTTGTTAATACTTAAACTATTGGATATTTCTTACAAGCGTTCTGTTCGAATGATGAACTTGCATTTTCCAGGGATAAATGCCATTGGGCGATTTATTGCAGAACAATTTTCTTCGAAGCATATTTGTCGCCTTGACGGATTTGCAGGAAGTAAGTGCCCACCCCGTTTTGCGAAATGTCGACCTCATCAGAAAACTCTCCGCTGAAGTTGCCCAATTCGTATTCGTAAATCGTACGTCCTGCGGCGTTGAGGACTTTGACCTCGGTTTGACCTTTTTCGGGCAGGTCAAACTGCAGACGGAACAAACCCTTGGTTGGATTGGGGAAAAGGTTGATTTTTTCCAAACGCAGGTTGTTGATGCCGGACATGGTTACACCTTGTGCTTTCAGTTTGTCTACGTCTTCCTTACCCATGTCTTCCATTTTGGCTTTGACATTGGCCGGATTTACGCGTACAATCTGGGGCGCACTTTTGAATGCCCAACCTTCTTCTTTGCTCTTATCGTCACTTCTATTGAAGTTGAAATTGTAGCTGGTTGATTTCCGGGCGTCACATACCGACTTAATGACTTTGCTCGCGCTTACTTTTTTGCCCTCGCGGAGGTAATCGACACTGACAGTACTGCCCGCTTTGATGGTGCCCAGGGCCATGCTGATGTCACCCCAATCGATAATTGGATAGCCATTGATGCTGGTGAGCAAATCCCCCGCTTTCATGCCCATTTCTTTGGCCGTAGAACCCTCGACAATGTTGACCTGAACGCCTTTGTCGGCGTAGGTTTCGTGAGATTGGCTGACGCCGAGGAAGGGGCGGTCACAATCGTCTTCCCAGTCGTTGTCTTCGTCGTAGTCCTCGTTTTTGCTGCTGAGGGTCACGCTGACATTGCGTTCTTGTCCCTTGCGAATGAAGTAGATGTTGGCTTTTTGGCCTGCCGAAAACTTGCGCAGGATGAAACTCAGGGATTGTCCTTCACCCACGCGGTATTCGTCCACCCCGTAGATGTAGTCAAATGCCTGTAGCCCGGCTTTGGCCGCTCCTGTGCCGGGAATGACGCTGGATACATAGGTGCCATAAGCATTGCTAAAGCCCAGTTTTTTGGCTTTTTCTTTGCTCATGGTGCCGAGGTTGACGCCCAAAAAGGCATCACCCGACTGATCCTCGGCTTGTTTCCAATTGCCGCTGCCTGACCAGGAAAACCCAGTGCCAAGACGTCCAGAGGATATGGCGTACTCTTCGCTGTCTTTTTTGCCCATTTTACCCGTCTTGGTCAGCGTCTCATCGTTACGGCGAATGCTCAGGGTTACGTCTGATTCGGGCTCCAGACTGCGGATGATGGCGCTGATGTCGGTCCAGTCGATCATGGTGTAGCCATTGATGGCGGTGATGACGTCGCCGTCTTGCAAACCCATTGCGGCAGCAGCAGATTCTTTGGTCACATCTACCGCTACACCTACGGTGGCATCGTCGTCGTCGTCATCTTCATCGGCAGGGCTGATACCCAGGAAGGAACGGGTTTTGTTGCTTTCGCTCTCGTTGCTTTTTGGCCCAAACGTTACCTTGATATCCATGGGTTTGCCCTGGCGGAATAGGTGTAAGGTGGCTTCGGAACCGGCTTCGTAAATCTCCAGAATCTCCTCCAGGTCGGTATCGTCATCGGTTTTGTGCTGGTCGATGCCCACCACGTAATCGAGGGGTTTTAACCCCGCTTTTTCGGCAGCAGAACCGGGGATTACCCGCGTGATGTAACTGCCGTAAGCATTATCTGCTCCGAGGAGCGCAGCTTTTTGTTTGGAAATCTCTTCTAAATGTACACCTAAATAGGCGCGAGTGGGGGAGAGCGTGTTTTCAAAACCAAAAGCAGTGGCACTCAAAGACAGGGTTAGCAGAAAAAAACAAAAAAATCTCGTTGCAATCCGTTTCATATTTTAGACTGTTTTTCGGGAAGGACAAAGGGTGGGGGAGAAGGTTGCATGGGAAGGTGCTTTTTACATGGTCATTATACCTTATGCACCATATTCTCTACCTTTTGCCAATCAGGAATGCCTTCGCGAAAGTTTCAAGACTTTCGGGAAGATTGGGTGGGTAGGTTTTTGCGCTGCGGTGAACAGCTTCGAGTTAGATGAAGGCTTTTTTTACCGCCGAGTTTCGCGGAGTACACGCGGAGTTGCACAGAGCTTAGGCCACCTGCGGTGGAAAAGAGGCAACAGAGTCCGGATAAAATCTAAGGTGTCGCTCAGGTGTCTAAAGATTCTAAGGTGGTTAAAAAAATCAGGTGTATGTTTCACCACCTCAGACACCTGAGTTATGCATCAAATTTCACCCCGTCTTTGTACATGATAAAATGCGCTTTGGTCGCTCCCTCCAGCACCGCTTGCGTGCGTCCGGATTTATAGGCTTTTTCTACATCACTGGTTTCCGCCAATTTGAAATAAAAACCGACACTAAACGCAATCGCGGCCTCGTCTTCGATACTGGTGGTCGTACCAATGACGTAAGGAACGTATTTGGCGATCACTTGAGCTTGTTCAGCGGAATGACAAGCGTTGAGAACTACCGTATGCAGTTGAATTTTTTCTTCTTCGATAAAATATTCAAATAGGGCGTCCAGGGCTGCGGGGCTGATTTTGGCACTGCCGTTGAATTCGTCGTTTTGTACCACAATTCCACCTGTCTGGCCTTTGGTTCCATGTCCTGAAAAATGTAAAATATAGGGTCGTTCGGTTTCGGTAAATTGTTTAAACCCTTCTTTGTTTACAGCTCTTTTGACAAAAAGCTTGAACTGATCGGATTTTTCTTGCAGCTTTTCAGCAATGCGAGCGTGCTCTTTGTTCAGATTCAGCTCAGTAGAACCGGCTGGGTTAGCAGTGAGCATGAGGATTTTGAGTGTATCGGGAACTGGGATGCTTTGGCGAATCGTTTTGATGTCGAGCAAACCCAATACGCTATTGTGGATTTGCTCCAGCTGGATAGAGGCTTTTTCTTCGGAAACCTGGCCGAGGGTTTTTTCCTGTTCCAGACCCAACCAACTCTCTTCCACATCCAGGGTATCTCGCTTGAGCTTTTCGAGGTTATTTTGATGGGCATAGGTTTTTATTGCCGTCAATGCTTCCCGCGTTTTGGCCTGATGGGTAAACTGATTGACGGAATCTTTCAAGTGTTTAAGTGCTGGAGAATCGCTGGGTAATGGCGTTGGCTGAGCTTGTACGGGTTGAACCGTTTTTTTAATCTTATCCACCACCAATTTCCAGGCATCATCAGCATTCGACCAGTTGGAAATGGGCTTTTCTTGCGAGGGTACGGTTTCGTATTCTCCAAAAGGTGTATCACTAAAAGAACAGGGGCGAATGATGGTGGGAATCAGCTGGACAATGCCTTTTTTGGCTTTTTCCAATACCTGCTGCATCGGAACATCCCAAATGAAATCATCGGCAATGAGGCTTGAACTGAACAATAATAAGACGATGTCGGCGGATTGGAGTTCTTGTTCGATGATCGTTTTTCGCACCTCTCCTGGCATGAGTTTGGTCTCATCCCAGATTCGGATCAAACCTTGCCGTTCCAGCAAGGCGAGGTTTGTTTTAGCCGCGTTTAAATAGCTGAGGTCTTCTTTGGCGTAGACGATGAACAGTTTTTTCATTTAAACCGGGTTTTAAGGTTTGTCCTTTTCAAAGGTAAATTTTTTCTGATTGGTGGAGCTGAGGTGTTGGAAAAAAATCATCAAAATTGAGCATTTTCGAATGAATTTACAATCGCGGAGCGATTCAATTCTGAATAGCCCCGGTCGTCCGGGGAGGAAATGCAGGGCGGTGTTTTGGCAACCGCGACAGCGGTTGAACAAATGGCTGGCAGGCTTGAAAATAGCAGTTCAACCACTGCCGTGGTTGTAAAAATACCCACACGTCCATTCTCCCCGGACGACCGGGGCTATTCTGAATTCAACCGCTGTCGCGGTTCTTAGCGGTCTTAGAATTTGTCTAACGCATAAGTTTTATTCTGAATTTCTTGTTGTTCGTAAATACCCTCCAACAATAACTGTGTTGACACTTCTTCAGCAGACTCATAACATCGCACAGGAATGTGCATATTTCTGCTGCGTAATTTAAGCATATCATCTAGCTTGAACAATTGAGGAGTATCACTCACTAAACATTCTGGACAGCAGCAGGGGATGATTTCATCAACTTTGATGTTACGGAACCACTTGCGGTGCAAATCTTCCACAGCATCCCTGATTTTATGGAGCGCATATTTACGGGCGTTGGCATCGCCAATCACATCAATAAATATTTGCCGCAGACCAGATTTGGATTCAGCATCGTCTTCACGTAGGAGTACACGACATTCCCCTTCCCTGAGTTTCAAGCGAAAAACTCCCCCTTTTTTCCAGACGATTTGTTTGTCGGTTTCTACTAGTCGATCGAGAAATTCACTAAGACGTACGATTAAGCGTGACATTAACCCTTTGGGCATAATACTGTATTGATAACGAAATTGTAGAACATTTTGGGGGAACCAAGGGTATTCAGGAGCAATATCAGGAAGTAATTGCGCTGCTACGTAGCGCCCAGGACTAACTTCATAACAAATGTCAAAGTTGTTTTTGGTCATCAATTGTAGAATGAGGTCAGCTTCT includes these proteins:
- a CDS encoding response regulator, translating into MIKVFIVDDHPMVIEGIKALLHDEENYPVLGSATDAQSALQAFRQALPDVVLLDINLPDMNGIELCERIKKEFPILKVLGISTFKERSYITRLMEKGASGYVLKNVDKEELTEAIRQVAAGRIYFSMEAAAAITGQSSSPVVPILTSREKEVLALIAEGLTNKEIADHLFISPLTVDSHRKNLLAKFAVKNTASLIKLAIEHGVIVL
- a CDS encoding WD40/YVTN/BNR-like repeat-containing protein, coding for MKRLSINLLCIVMLFGGLLHSQQVQAQAKKKNTPAPTVAVSSTPAKTGMDEKLYNSLQWRSIGPFRGGRSAAVTGVPGKPNLYYFGSVGGGVWRTKDGGQTWGNISDGYFGGSIGAVAVSEYDNNVIYVGGGEKTVRGNVSYGYGMWKTQDAGKTWQKIGLEKSMHIPRVRIHPKNPDLVYAAVLGDLYKASEERGVYRSKDGGKNWERILFANADAGAVDLLIDPNNPRVLYATTWRIRRTPYSLDSGGEGSSLWKSTDGGDTWTNLISKKGLPKGPHGIIGVAVSPVNSERIWTIIEAAEGGVFRSDDGGNSWIKTNDDRNLRQRAWYYTRIYADTKDDNIVYVLNVSYHKSTDGGRTFSTSNAPHGDHHDLWIAPEDPQRMIIGDDGGAQVSFDGGENWSTYLNQPTAQFYRVVTDNSFPYRIYGAQQDNSTVRIAHRTDGFSITERDWEPSAGGESAHMAVDPLDNDIVYGGSYGGLLTRQNHRTKQEQTINVWPDNPMGAGAEAMKYRFQWNYPIFFSPHDPKKLYVASDRLHVSTNGGHSWEAISPDLTRNDKSKQQTSGGPITQDNTSVEYYCTVFAACESPYEKDLLWTGSDDGLLHVSRDAGKNWANVTPPSAPQNIMFNSIDADPFNKGGVYVAGTSYKSGDYKPYLFYSKDYGKTWTKITNGIPETHFTRVVRADPKRAGLLYAGTETGMYISFDNGANWQPFQLNLPIVPITDLTIKNDNLIAATQGRSFWMIDDLTPLYQLSTQVASSDFYLYQPIPSYRMDGGQGRGSNNNATEGTNHPGGVTFHYYLKQTPADSVEVKLSILELNGTIIKEYSNKAKENPDKLLSWKEGGNTFNWNMRYPDAKRFDGMIFWAAGTTGPKAIPGKYRVRLTVGGKTQETEFEILKDPRSEATLEDMREQFNFLIAIRDKVSEAHQTILDIRNIRKQLTHFKDLWKENPAMKPLMEKANEIDKAIGEIENELYQTKNRSGQDPLNYPIKLTNKLAHVGAISSGGDYKPTKQATEVKEEMTKKIDQQLGKFRSLRDTQLPEFNRQVREKGIDAILLKEEKLKS
- a CDS encoding CHAT domain-containing protein, with amino-acid sequence MKKLFIVYAKEDLSYLNAAKTNLALLERQGLIRIWDETKLMPGEVRKTIIEQELQSADIVLLLFSSSLIADDFIWDVPMQQVLEKAKKGIVQLIPTIIRPCSFSDTPFGEYETVPSQEKPISNWSNADDAWKLVVDKIKKTVQPVQAQPTPLPSDSPALKHLKDSVNQFTHQAKTREALTAIKTYAHQNNLEKLKRDTLDVEESWLGLEQEKTLGQVSEEKASIQLEQIHNSVLGLLDIKTIRQSIPVPDTLKILMLTANPAGSTELNLNKEHARIAEKLQEKSDQFKLFVKRAVNKEGFKQFTETERPYILHFSGHGTKGQTGGIVVQNDEFNGSAKISPAALDALFEYFIEEEKIQLHTVVLNACHSAEQAQVIAKYVPYVIGTTTSIEDEAAIAFSVGFYFKLAETSDVEKAYKSGRTQAVLEGATKAHFIMYKDGVKFDA
- a CDS encoding DUF2177 family protein, producing the protein MPFSKFILSYVLTTVVFFIIDMTWLGLIAKGLYARYLGDFLSDQINWVAAIVFYLLFIVGIFLFVIFPALEKESWRHALLYGALFGFFTYATYDLTNLATLKGWPLNIVFIDIIWGMVLTGSVSLAGYFISNYFK
- a CDS encoding DUF1295 domain-containing protein, which translates into the protein MGTTLFVVAMLVFGYASLWFLVSVMVKRNDVADIAWGLGYLMICVYLGLSQERTLVPLLVYTLVAIWALRLAAHIYLRNRGKTEDFRYQQWRVDWGSSFYLRSYLQVYLLQGLLLWIIALPIVIAGLSAAEELSAYTYLGMAMWAIGFFFQAVGDYQLTQFVKIRTSKEEVLQTGLWRYSRHPNYFGEILMWWGIFVITIPLPNAWWGVIGPLTITLLLVFVSGVPLLEKRYVGNPVYAAYQKRTNVLVPWFPKSR
- a CDS encoding PDZ domain-containing protein — protein: MKRIATRFFCFFLLTLSLSATAFGFENTLSPTRAYLGVHLEEISKQKAALLGADNAYGSYITRVIPGSAAEKAGLKPLDYVVGIDQHKTDDDTDLEEILEIYEAGSEATLHLFRQGKPMDIKVTFGPKSNESESNKTRSFLGISPADEDDDDDDATVGVAVDVTKESAAAAMGLQDGDVITAINGYTMIDWTDISAIIRSLEPESDVTLSIRRNDETLTKTGKMGKKDSEEYAISSGRLGTGFSWSGSGNWKQAEDQSGDAFLGVNLGTMSKEKAKKLGFSNAYGTYVSSVIPGTGAAKAGLQAFDYIYGVDEYRVGEGQSLSFILRKFSAGQKANIYFIRKGQERNVSVTLSSKNEDYDEDNDWEDDCDRPFLGVSQSHETYADKGVQVNIVEGSTAKEMGMKAGDLLTSINGYPIIDWGDISMALGTIKAGSTVSVDYLREGKKVSASKVIKSVCDARKSTSYNFNFNRSDDKSKEEGWAFKSAPQIVRVNPANVKAKMEDMGKEDVDKLKAQGVTMSGINNLRLEKINLFPNPTKGLFRLQFDLPEKGQTEVKVLNAAGRTIYEYELGNFSGEFSDEVDISQNGVGTYFLQIRQGDKYASKKIVLQ